A window of the Emys orbicularis isolate rEmyOrb1 chromosome 1, rEmyOrb1.hap1, whole genome shotgun sequence genome harbors these coding sequences:
- the LOC135887615 gene encoding olfactory receptor 52M1-like has translation MQETPFCLRVGHLLPYSMSDSNTTDFTNPSTFILLGIPGLEAAHVWISIPFCAMYVTAILGNFTILFIVKTELSLHGPMYYFLCMLAVTDLVLSTSILPKTLSIFWFNSREINFSACLTQLYLIHCFIVMESGILVAMALDRYVAICDPLRHSTTLTNPVVAKIGLAVLLRGGMLVLPYVLLARQWPYCRTNIIPHTHCEHMAMVKLACADIRVSSYYGLSVAILVISMDVLFITVSYIQILRAIFSLPTKDARLKTFGTCISHLCTILVFYISALFSSLTYRFGQNVPLHFHVFISNVYFLVPSMLNPIIYGVRTKQIRDRLLRLFTHKGT, from the coding sequence ATGCAGGAGACACCgttctgcctcagagttggacaccttctcccctactccatgtcagattccaacacaactgACTTTActaacccctccaccttcatcttgctgggcattcctggcctggaggcagctCATGTCTGGATATCCATCCCCTTCTGTGCCATGTATGTCAcagccatcttggggaacttcaccatcctgttcatcgtGAAGACGGAGCTGAGCCTCCATGGGCCCATGtattatttcctctgcatgctggccgtcaCTGACCTGGTCCTGTCCACATCCATCCTGCCCAAAACGCTGAGCATCTtttggttcaattccagggagatcaatttcagtgcctgcctcacccagctgTATTTGATTCACTGCTTCATAGTGATGGAGTCTGGGATCCTTGTGGCCATGGCTTTggatcgctacgtggccatctgcgatcccctgagacattctACCACCCTGACAAACCCCGTTGTGGCCAAGATTGGCTTGGCCGTGTTACTGCGCGGTGGCATGCTCGTATTGCCCTATGTCTTGCTGGCGAGGCaatggccatattgcagaaccaacatcatcccccacacacactgtgagCACATGGCCatggtgaagctggcctgtgcTGACATCCGTGTCAGTAGTTACTACGGCCTCTCTGTGGCAATCTTGGTGATCAGTATGGATGTGCTTTTTATCACTGTGTCCTATATCCaaatcctcagggccatcttcagcctccccacaaaggacgccCGGCTCAAGACATTTGGGACTTGCATCTCCCACCTCTGTACCATCTTAGTCTTTTACATCTcagctctcttctcctccctcacaTACCGGTTTGGCCAGAATGTGCCCCTGCACTTCCACGTTTTCATTTCCAACGTCTACTTCCTGGTGCCCTCCATGCTAAACCCCATAATCTACGGGGTGAGAACCAAACAGATCCGGGACAGGCTACTCCGGCTCTTTACTCATAAAGGGACCTAA